GAGCAGGCACACTATCTGGTACGCACGCTTGGCCTTATGAGGTGCGTTGCCACAAAAAAGCGGGCTTTCGCCCGCTTCAGTACCTATCGTTCTGTGAGTCACTGTTTTGTGTAGGAATCCCTTCTCTGCCGTGAGTGCAATGATTGGCTGGCGGCTCACCACTGCAGCACACCCCTGGTTTGGTATTCGATAACCCGTGTATTGACGAAGTCTTGCCCCTTGCGCCGGTTGCGGGACGATGAGGTGGCGTGGGGCCAGCCTCCATCGCGAGCGGGTCACTGGCGCCGGGCTCGAGTGGTTAGTTGCATGACCAGGGTCAAAGCAGAATGTATGTATCACAGCGGGTTTTGCGCTCGGGCGCGCGCCCTATCAGGGAAAATCAGTTGTTGTGATCGACCTGGATTGTTTGGCCACTGGCAGCGCTCTGCTGCGCCAGGTGGATCAAGCGGATATTCCACAGGGCCTGCTCTGCGCTCACCGGTACTTCGCCACCATCTAGAATGGCCCGCGCAAGCATATGATAGTAATGCTGGTAGCCGCCGGTTTCTGTGGGGATTGTGGTAACCCCGTCGGCTGAGTAAAGCTGACCGTATTGCTCCGGGGGCTCCTGCGCCCACGTTTCGGTAACCGGTAGTTGTCCTGATCTCAGGTGATCTTCCTGAGGATCCAGGCCGCGCTTTATAAAATTGCCGGTCTCACCCTGTACCTCGAAGCGCAGGTTAGGCGAGGCACAGAAGGGGCTGCTGCGCAGCACAGCCAAGTGCTCTGGGTAGTGCAGGGTGAGGTGGAAAAAGTCATCGACTTCCGCCTGGGGGCGCAGGGTTTTTACCTGTGCCGTAATCGCCATCGGTGGGCCAAACAGTTGTAGCGCCTGGTCGAGCATATGCGGCCCGAGGTCGAACAGGATGCCACCGCCTTCTACCGCAGACTCCCGCCAGCGCTTGCGCACCTCGGGGCGGAAACGGTCGAAGTGGCTTTCAAAGTAACGCACCCTACCCAGGCGGCCATCGGCAATCAGTTTCTGCACCGTCAGGAAGTCACCGTCCCAACGGCGGTTGTGGTAAACGCTCAATACCCGCTGCTGTTTTTGGGCCAGTGCGATCAGCTCGTCTCCCTGTTCAACGCGGGTGACAAAGGGCTTTTCCAGCACCACATGCTTGCCCTGCTGCAGGGCGAGCTTGGCCAATGCAAAGTGCGCTTTGTTGGGCGCGGTGATGATTACCAGGTCGGCATCGCTCTGGCTTAAAAGGGCTTCCGGCTCCGCATAAACCTCTACCTCCGGGTGCTGTTGCTGGACCTGTTCTCCCTTGGACGTACTGACCGCGGTAAAGCGGAAGGGCGGCAGGTTCAGGATGAACGGCAGGTGAAAAGTGGTGGCGGAAAAACCGTAGCCGATTAGGGCGGTTTTGATTTCGGCGGTGGTGGTCATGGTAAAGCGGGCTCCGCAGAACTTATCGGAAAAATCGTATCCAGCGCCACAGCCTGAGTACGTCCAGCAGGGCACCGGCCACGTAGGTCAGGGCGCAGGCCTTAAGCACACTGTGGGCCTTGCCCCACAGGTGTTCCGGCAGGTAGCCCTCTCTCAGTATCGGCAGCGCCTTGTTGAAGCTCGCATCATACTCTTCCGGCAGTATCGCCACGTACATCAGCGCGGACGCGAGCATGGTAATCACCGCCACCACGCCAATCCACAGGAAGATGACCGGTGACTTGATCAGCAG
The nucleotide sequence above comes from Microbulbifer salipaludis. Encoded proteins:
- a CDS encoding oxidoreductase yields the protein MTTTAEIKTALIGYGFSATTFHLPFILNLPPFRFTAVSTSKGEQVQQQHPEVEVYAEPEALLSQSDADLVIITAPNKAHFALAKLALQQGKHVVLEKPFVTRVEQGDELIALAQKQQRVLSVYHNRRWDGDFLTVQKLIADGRLGRVRYFESHFDRFRPEVRKRWRESAVEGGGILFDLGPHMLDQALQLFGPPMAITAQVKTLRPQAEVDDFFHLTLHYPEHLAVLRSSPFCASPNLRFEVQGETGNFIKRGLDPQEDHLRSGQLPVTETWAQEPPEQYGQLYSADGVTTIPTETGGYQHYYHMLARAILDGGEVPVSAEQALWNIRLIHLAQQSAASGQTIQVDHNN